The region GGTATCTGATCGAAAGAACAGGGGGCTGTTGCAAAATAACTGAGTATCAGTTATGGAGCAATGGCTCCATTTTTATGCCTAAAAACAGTAAAAGGCGGGTTTGCCGACGCTAAGGCTCCTGATCCTTCCACAATCGATCGCTTCCGCCAATTTATGCCCTATCTGCCATTGAAGGATTGTTCTATCAACTGGTGAATTTTTTACATGCGGCCGGTGAATTGCGACAGCCCCTTAATTGTTCTGTAGAGAGGTAGCGTCCTTTTGAAACTATTAAAAAATGTACCAAATAAAAAGGGCACTACTTGTAGTTGGTACTAAAATGGCAATGTTTTATGGTGCGTTCATCTGTTTTTCGTCCTTTCTTCTAAAACGCAAAAAAGGCCCTGATTTCTTATTATTGAAATCAGGGCCTTACTTATATTATATTCGATTGTTATGAGTGGCGCCCTTTTTTTCAAGGCACCGTAAAGTAGCTTAAACATAAATGGCGATGTCATCGGCATTTATGCCGATGACATCTTCTACTACCATTTCTTATGATGTTCCCGAGCGGATTTGAACCGCTGGCCTTCCGCTTAGGAGGCGGACGCTCTATCCTGCTGAGCTACGGAAACTCCTATATGAAACTGCAAAGAAACGAACAGAATCGGGTTTTTCTTCTGCTCTCCTTTACGGTCCGTCTACTATTATATTCATATTCCGACGTTTCGTCAAGACAATTTTATACTTATTCCACCTGCTCTGCAAAATTCACAGTTCCCTGCATCCAGATCTGACCCTTAAATCTACGCCCGATCTCCGGAGTCCCCGTGAGATCTTTTTTTGCAATTCCCACATGGAAAATAAGATCACTGCACTCCAATGTAAAATCGTAAACCTCTTCCTGTGTGATCTGGTTTTTCTTTTCATCAATCTTTAAGATCTCTCCTATAATGGAATACTGATCGCATTCCACGCCGCAGGGCATAAAGCAGGAATCAATAATCGAGTATAAATCCTCCTTCATCACTCTTCTGGAAGCCTGGGAATATAAATCAATATCTTCAATGGTAAGGGTCTCCATAGCATCTTCATCGCCGTTCTTTGCCGCCTCTAAAAGCGTATTACGGTCTTTTGCCGCCACTCTGGCCTTTTCCCTCTGTATTTCTGTTTTCTGTATGGGAAGAAGGATCTTTCCGCTTACTGCAAGACCGGTGAGGCAGACATCCCTGGTCTCCACAGGATGGTGGTCAATGATCCGTTCCCTGCATTCAAAAGAATTATCTATATAAAAGATGAGAGAGATCCCTACCTTAAATTCATCCATTAGGCCGGCGTAAGTCTCACGTTCTGTATGGCGCTGAATGGAACAGGCTACATCAGATGTGATATCATTACTCTTCATATAAGGATAATAATAGCTTCTTTGAAAGTTTCCCTCCCGGTCCATCTCTCCAAAAATCGCAATCCCCATACCCGGAGCCACTTCCCTGCGAAGCTCGCAAAGATTGGATTCCTCATCAATCTGAATCCGTTTCATGCCGGACAAATCTTCACAGAGCTTATCCAATAACTTTTCTATTTCCTTGTCTTTTTGATAAAGGCTGAAACCAATGGTTCTTAAGAATTTATGCATAGGATCATCACCTGCTTTCTGTTTTTCTAGATGTTTTTCAGGAAAACAATAAGGCGAAGAACACTCCGCCTCAAGCCTTATCGATTATTATATACCATAAATGATAAGAATGCCAGTATAATTTTCTTAAATTAAATAATGGGGCCGGTTCCTTTTTGTAAAGGCACAGACCCCTGATTTACCTATACGATTCCCTGTGCCGTCATGGCTTCAACCACCTTTTCAAATCCGGCGATGTTTGCACCAGCCACATAATTTCCCTTTACGCCGTAACGCTCGGCTGCAGAAGCGGTCTTTGCGTAAATATCCACCATGATCCTGTGAAGCCTATTATCCACCTCTTCAAAGGTCCAGGAAAGCCTCTGGCTGTTCTGGCTCATCTCCAGTGCAGAAGTTGCAACCCCGCCTGCATTGGCTGCCTTACCCGGCATAAAGAGCATTCCGTTTGCTAAGAAGAAATCCGTTGCTTCTCTGGTAGATGGCATGTTGGCGCCCTCGGCAACAGCATAGCAGCCGTTTGCTTTCAGCATTTTTGCATCATCCAGGTTTAATTCGTTCTGTGTTGCACATGGAAGGGCAATGTCACATGGAATGCTCCAGATCCCTTTTCCTTCTGTATAAACGGCGGTTGGATGAGCATCCGCATATTCTTTGATCCGTCCACGGCGTACTTCCTTGATTTCCTGAACCAGGGAAAGATCAATTCCATCCTTATCATAAATATAACCATTGGAATCACTTAATGCAATGACCTTACCGCCTAACTGCTGCACCTTTTCTGTGGCATAAATGGCAACATTTCCGGAACCGGAAATGACCACATTCTTACCAGCCAGCGCCCTGCCGTTATGCTTTAACATCTCATCAAGAATATATACAAGACCATATCCGGTAGCCTGGGTACGTGCCAGGGAACCTCCATAGGTTAAGCCCTTTCCTGTAAGAACTCCCTCATATAAGCCGGTCAGCCGCTTATACTGGCCATATAAAAACCCGATTTCCCTTGCTCCTACCCCGATGTCTCCGGCAGGAACGTCCTGGTCGGCCCCAATGTATTTGGACAGCTCAGTCATAAAGCTCTGGCAGAATGCCATGACCTCTCTGTCAGATTTTCCCTTGGGATCAAAGTTGGAACCTCCCTTACCGCCTCCGATGGGAAGGCCTGTGAGGGAATTTTTGAATACCTGCTCAAAGCCCAGGAATTTTAATATTCCCTGGTT is a window of [Clostridium] saccharolyticum WM1 DNA encoding:
- a CDS encoding DUF3881 family protein, translated to MHKFLRTIGFSLYQKDKEIEKLLDKLCEDLSGMKRIQIDEESNLCELRREVAPGMGIAIFGEMDREGNFQRSYYYPYMKSNDITSDVACSIQRHTERETYAGLMDEFKVGISLIFYIDNSFECRERIIDHHPVETRDVCLTGLAVSGKILLPIQKTEIQREKARVAAKDRNTLLEAAKNGDEDAMETLTIEDIDLYSQASRRVMKEDLYSIIDSCFMPCGVECDQYSIIGEILKIDEKKNQITQEEVYDFTLECSDLIFHVGIAKKDLTGTPEIGRRFKGQIWMQGTVNFAEQVE
- the gdhA gene encoding NADP-specific glutamate dehydrogenase, with product MSYVDEVYDRVVNQNPGEAEFHQAVKEVLDSLRLVIDANEEKYRKMGLLERLVEPERIISFRVPWVDDKGQVQVNKGFRVQFNSAIGPYKGGLRLHPSVNQGILKFLGFEQVFKNSLTGLPIGGGKGGSNFDPKGKSDREVMAFCQSFMTELSKYIGADQDVPAGDIGVGAREIGFLYGQYKRLTGLYEGVLTGKGLTYGGSLARTQATGYGLVYILDEMLKHNGRALAGKNVVISGSGNVAIYATEKVQQLGGKVIALSDSNGYIYDKDGIDLSLVQEIKEVRRGRIKEYADAHPTAVYTEGKGIWSIPCDIALPCATQNELNLDDAKMLKANGCYAVAEGANMPSTREATDFFLANGMLFMPGKAANAGGVATSALEMSQNSQRLSWTFEEVDNRLHRIMVDIYAKTASAAERYGVKGNYVAGANIAGFEKVVEAMTAQGIV